The following nucleotide sequence is from Acetivibrio cellulolyticus CD2.
TGTGATTTAATTATATTAAATATCGCACAACAGAAGAACGGACTATTTTTACTTGTAATGTGTAAAATTTTTACTTTATTAGTGTTGTATTTATAAATCGTCAAAATAGTATAGGATTAAACTTTCTGTCCTTCATGAAATATCTACACTTATCATCTCTTACATACTTGTATTTCAATTACTGATATGCTATTATTAATGCAATTAAGGAATGGCTGAAATATTACTTCGAATTTTTCAGGTATCCTATTATTTCAAACATTCTAAATATATTAATGCATAGGGGTGCTGGTTCTGCCGGCTGAGAGTAAGGGTTTTTCCCTTCAACCCATAACCTGATCTGGGTAATGCCAGCGTAGGGAATGAGTATATAATGTATTACCGCCTATGTTGGGCGGTTTTTGTTGTTTTTAAGGATTATGAAAGGATGATTAAGTTATGGCAATTGTTAATGTGTCACTGCAAGTTATTCCAAATGTGCCTGAAAGTCAGATTTATCCTGTTGTGGATAAAGTCATTGATATGATAGCTAAAAGCGGTGTCAAGTATGAAGTTGGACCAATGGAAACCACAATGGAGGGTGAACTCGACCTCCTTATGGAAATTGTCAAGAAAGCACAAGGAATATGTGTGTCTGAAGGCGCAAGCAGAGTTTGTTCTGTAGTTAAAATTGATTACAAAGAGGAAGGCGTGACCATGGATGAAAAGATTTCGAAATACAGATAATCCTTTTTATCCATCAA
It contains:
- a CDS encoding thiamine-binding protein, whose product is MAIVNVSLQVIPNVPESQIYPVVDKVIDMIAKSGVKYEVGPMETTMEGELDLLMEIVKKAQGICVSEGASRVCSVVKIDYKEEGVTMDEKISKYR